The Terriglobales bacterium genomic interval TGCTCGCCGACCCCGATGTGGCTCGCGGCTTCTGGGGCATCCAGGTGGTTTCGGTCGCGACGGGTAAGACCCTGTACTCGCGCAACTCAGACCACTTGTTCACTCCGGCTTCGAACACCAAGCTGTTCACCACTGCCGCCGTTCTGGCCCTGGTGGGCCTCGACTACCGCTTCCACACCACG includes:
- a CDS encoding D-alanyl-D-alanine carboxypeptidase: MSMARPRAWLLGMLVTLLVAALPVQAAAPTKPSLDSRIAELLADPDVARGFWGIQVVSVATGKTLYSRNSDHLFTPASNTKLFTTAAVLALVGLDYRFHTT